Within Cellulophaga sp. L1A9, the genomic segment TTATTAGCTTCAAAAGGAGTAAGTATTGGAGCACTTTGTTTTTTTGTTTTAGGTATTTTTATGACTATAATTTTAACTCTTCTGGAACTTACAAATGAAGTTCTCAACTTTGATGAAAGTTATTTCTGGGGATGTTCAGGTTTTTTTATTTTAAGTGCTTTATTTTGGTTGTATAGCTTTGCAATACCTAATAAGATACTTACGTTAAACCGTTTTACGGGTATAATGACGTACCCTAGCTATGGTTTTTATCCGCATTTTACAACTACATTTACTAGAGCTACAGTTTACAGGGTTATTATGAGTGGTGCGGATGCTACATTAGCAGGAGCAAAACTAACAGCCCGTAACCCATATGATTCCGGAGTTGGCAGAGGTAATTACGATTTAGCAGATGGTGACCCAGAAGAGTGGTGGAGTTTTTATGTGTGGTATATGGATAAAAATAGACCCTTACCACCCGCAAAAGCTTTTGATGAATACCGCGAGCAAGATTTTGAACGCAGAAAAGCAGAAGGTTTTCCTAAACCTTTATATCCAAGCAATATACCTACACCTGAAGCTACAAAAGAGCAACAAGCAGAACGTAAGAAAATTGGTGGATGGTAAGATTAGGTTATTTTTAAACACTTATAAAACATCATTATAAATAAAAATTATAAAAATATAATGTAGTTTATCGCTAAACGTTCTAAAAGTGTGTGAACCTAAAACAATAATAGAATGACAAAAAAGAGTTGGTGGAGGGAAGCTCCATTACCATTTACAATACTTACTTACCCTACAGATATAAATGTAACGAAATGGTTTGCAACACAAAGTGACCGTAAAGATGAGGCTTTAAATGATAAACAATTTAAAACTGCATTAGCAACAAGGGGCATAAGTATTGGTGCCCTCTATTTTTTTGTGTTAGGTATTTTTATGACTATAATTTTAACTCTTCTGGAACTTACAAATGAAGTTCTCAACTTTGATGAAAGTTATTTCTGGGGATGTTCAGGTTTTTTTATTTTAAGTGCTTTATTTTGGTTGTATAGCTTTGCAATACCTAATAAGATACTTACGTTAAACCGTTTTACGGGTATAATGACCTACCCTAGCTATGGTTTTTATCCTCATTTTACAACTACATTTACTAGAGCTACAGTTTACAGGGTTATTATGAGTGGTGCTGATGCTACATTAGCAGGAGCAAAACTAACAGCCCGTAACCCATATGATTCAGGAATTGGCAGAGGAAATTACGATTTAGCAGATGGTGACCCAGAAGAATGGTGGAGTTTTTATGTGTGGTATATGGATAAAAATAGACCCTTACCACCTGCAAAAGCTTTTGATGAATACCGCGACCAAGATTTTGAAAGACGTAAAGCTGAGGGTTTTCCTAAACCTTTATATCCAAGCAATATTCCTACTCCTGAAGCTACAAAAGAACAACAAGCAGTACGCAGGAAAATTGGTGGTTGGTAATTAGTTAGTTTAAAAATAGAAAATAATAGTATCTTCAATTACTATAGTACTAAAATAGACAAACAAACAATTATCTAAATACATTGGCAAAAGATTTAACAAGAGCTATTACACATGAAAATTATGGAAAGGCAGAAAGTGGCTTGCAAAAATATTATCATAAGGTAGAAAAGATAATTTACCATACACCAATGAAACTAACGAAAGAAGAAGTGGAAAAAGGTGGAATCTTTACTTTTTCATCGGATGAATTTATTACTTCACCTGATACTTCTAATGGCCTACCTTTTATTGTAGGGGGAGGTTCTCTTTCCAGTTTATTAGCATTGTTTTTTTTACTAAAAGAAGAATTGGGTACTCCTGGAACGGTATATGTTTGTATTGCTGTTACAGCATTAATTTTCTCTATTATTTACTATTTTACAAAGCCTCCAAAAGAAAGCATTCTAAACCGCAGAGATGGTTTAATTACCATAGAAGGAGCATTATACCAACCCAATATTACTATGCGGTTTAAGGATGTTATTTGTTGTTACAGTACTGGTGGTGAAAATGGTTTAGGAGCTTTTCGATTAGAAGTCATACGCCCCAATAATTATACTTTTGCTATGCTTAATGCAGGAGATAAAGATTGTTATCATGATGTTTCTTTTTTTACGTGGTATATGGACAAAAATAGACCCTTACCACCTGGCAGTGCTTTTGATCCTTTTAGAGAAAAAGACTTTGAACGTAGAAAAGCAGAAGGTTTTCCGAGACCACTCTATATGAGCAATGTACCAACACCCGAAGCTACTCCGGAACAACAAAAAGAAAGAGAAAGATTCTGGAAAGAAGAATTTATAGAGAAAGATGGCGTTTTAATGAGGCATTTTACCTCTAGCGGGATAGACAAATAAAGAATAAAAATGTCAATGCGATGAGTTGATATAGAAATTAAATAACATCTCTGAAATAAGTAATTATTTACCAAGTTATATTGGTTAAAGACTAAAAACAATATTAGAATGACAAAGAAAAGTTGGTGGAAAGAAGCTCCATTACCCTTTAAAATACTTACTTACCCTACAGATGAAAATGTAACGAAATGGTTTGCAATACAAAGTGAACGTAAAGATGAAGCTTTAAATGATAAACAATTTAAAACTGCATTAGCAACAAAAGGAATAAGTATTGGTGCATTTTGCTTTTTTGTTTTAGGTATTTTTGTAACTATAATTTTCACACTTCTAGCCTTATTTTCCGAAAATGTAAAATTTGATATAAATTATTTTTGGAGCTGTGCTACTTTTTTTATTTTAAGTGCTTTATTTTGGTTGTATAGCTTTGCAATACCTAATAAGATACTTACGTTAAACCGTTTTACGGGTATAATGACCTACCCTAGTTATGGTTTTTATCCTCATTTTACAACCACCTTTACCAGGGCTACAGTTTACAGGGTTATTATGAGCGGTGCTGATGCTACATTAGCAGGAGCAAAACTAACAGCTCGTAACCCATATGATTCAGGAGTTGGCAAAGGTAATTACGATTTAGCAGATAGTGACCCAGAAGAATGGTGGAGTTTTTATGTATGGTATATGGATAAAAATAGACCCTTACCACCCGCAAAAGCTTTTGATGAATACAGGTTGCAAGATTTTGAACGAAGAAAAGCAGAAGGTTTTCCTAAACCCTTATACCCAAGTAATATACCTACGCCAGAAGCTACAAAAGAACAACAAGCAGAACGCAAAAAGATTGGTGGGTGGTAATTATTAATTATAACAAATAACATAAGGAACCATACACAACTGAGAACAAAAAAGAATACATTTTCAACACCTACAATTCCCTCTTTGAAGGGGGTGCCCGCAGGGTGGGGGATGTTAAAGTGGAACAACAACAGTAAGCTTAAAATTAGTAATTGAGATCAGCAGCGCTAAGCGGGCTAAGGGCATTTTAAATCGTCATTAAATGAAAATAAAAAAAAGATATGGTAAATATGGTGGGTATTTACCCCATTGTGTGGACAGAGATATTATTAGACGTATTAAAAAAGAAGAGGCAAATAATCCTGAATATTATATTCGAGTAGATGATAAGTTTTTCATATTAAATGAGGCACTCATAACTGATAGCTATAAATATATCGGCTTTTTCATATATGGTATTTCATTACTTTACATTATAGGAAGATTCAGCATTAATAAAGAGATAAGTTTTGGATTTTCATTCTTACTTGTTTTAGCCGGCAGTTTATCAATTTTTTATTATCATAATCACCCAAAAAAAGAATTAATTTTAGATAGAATGAATGGGATGATCACGTTCCCAAATTATTTTTATTTCAAACCATTCACCATGCCTTTTGAAGATTGCTTAGTAGCATGGTCCGTTAAAAATTCAGGTGTATCTCCTACTCCGCCAAGATTGTCATTAATGCACCCTAATGGTTTTACAAGTACAGATGTCATGGGTGCAGATATTTTGGAAGATTGGTGTTTTATGAATTGGTATATGGATAAAAACAGACCTTTACCTCCAGGTACTGCTTTTGATGAATACAGGTTGCAAGATTTTGAACGCAGAAAAACTGAGGGTTTTCCTAAACCTTTAATTCCAGGTACATTTCACACACCAGAACGCACTCCATCACAGCATAGACAACGTAAAGAGATTGGTGGTTGGTAATATTGTATTACTTTTAAATATATAGCGTAAATACTACAATAAAATGACAAAAAAGAGTTGGTGGAGGGAAGCTCCATTACCCTTTAAAATACTTACCTATCCAACAGAGGATAAGGTGACGAAATGGTTTGAGCAAGAAAGCGATAATAAAAAGGAAACATTTAATCAGGAACAATTTCAACTTTTATTAGCTTCAAAAGGAGTAAGTATAGGTGCACTTTGTTTTTTTGTTTTAGGTGTTTTTGTTACTATAATTTTTACTGTAACTACTTTATTTTCAGATGTGGCAGTATTTGATATAAATTTTTTTTGGGGATGTGCTACTTTTTTTATTATTAGCGCTTTATTTTGGTTGTATAGCTTTGCAATACCTAATAAGATACTTACGTTAAACCGTTTTACGGGTATAATGACCTACCCTAGTTATGGTTTTTATCCGCATTTTACAACTACCTTTACCAGAGCTACGGTTTACAGGGTTATTATGAGTGGTGCTGACGCTACATTAGCAGGAGCAAAACTAACAGCTCGTAACCCATATGATTCAGGAGTTGGCAGAGGTAATTACGATTTAGCAGATGGTGACCCAGAAGAATGGTGGAGTTTTTATGTGTGGTATATGGATAAAAATAGACCCTTACCACCTGCAAAAGCTTTTGATGAATACCGCGAGCAAGATTTTGAACGCAGAAAAGCAGAAGGTTTTCCTAAACCCTTATATCCAAGTTATATTTCTACTCCTGAAGCTACAAAAGAACAACAAGCAGTACGCAAGAAAATTGGTGGGTGGTAGCGTAGCACATGCATGAGTAAATCCTTATGTTTTAGCACAAGGAGAGCTGCTAGTTCTCAATCCGTACTCTTTTAGGGTAGTTATAAACCCGATAGAGCAAGTAGCGGGGTTGTCGTTTTGTAATTTTATTCTTTCAGAACTAAAATAAAAAGATATGATTACAGATAATAAAAATCAACATAAGGATAGAAAGTACGGAGGTTTGGACAATACGGTCCAGCAAAATCACAGTTTAGATCAAGAGCCTCGAGATCTAGAAGCTACAAAAAATGCGAATGAAGAGATAGAGCACCCTGTTAATAATGGCGGAGTAGAAGCTTCTGCTCTTGATTTTGATCTAGAAGAACAGTGGTTAGCCGTTCGTGATGAGTATTTAGCACATTATCCAAATGTACTAGATGAAGATACCGAATATGAAAAAGGCAGTTTTAATACGATTATAGAAAACCTAGCAAAAAGAAGACAGCGTACGCCCAAAGAAATCCATACCGAAATTAGGGATTGGAATACGAAGAAGTAATTCCACCTCTTGAGTGAATCTAGTGGTGTAGTTGCGGCAGTGAAATTTTGGTAAGATGTTGGCGTTTTTTAAGCGAAGTATAGGTATAGTGAGACTAAAGTGTTTTCTGCTATACCTATATTTGTTTCTTATTTGTTATTATCATGAGTCATTTTAAAGAAACGTTGAAGAATCCGGTATGGTTTGCGCTTAGCGAAACACATGAAAAGTTTTTGGTTACGTATAACGGAGTTAAGTTTTATAATCCAGAAGTTTGTCCGTTTGGGGCTTTTACAGGTGCTGCCAACACAGCCGAAGCCTTAAATGCCTATGCGAAATCGTGTGATAGTTTTTTTCTGGTTTCTGAGTTTGGTGTTCCTTCCTATGATAGCAATCGTATTATCTTAAATCGAAAAATAGAAGGCTGCCAGATGGTACTCAATTCTTTGATTGAAACGCCAATAACTGAGACGATAGTGCGCCTTACAGACGATGATATGGAGGATATTTACAATCTAGTATGGCTTGTAATGCCTGGGTATTACCGCAAAAGAACCTTTGAAATGGGGGAATACTACGGGATATTTAAAGAAGGTAAATTAGTATCGGTCACAGGGCAGCGCATGCAAACTGATGATTTCGTAGAGGTAAGCGCAGTAGTAACGCATCCAGACTACGGACGAAGAGGGTTGGCTAAGCAATTGGTATACCATGTAACTCAGCAAATTTTAAAAAATAATAAGAAACCCATCCTACACACTACAAAAGGAAATGCGGCAATACCCTTATATGAAAGATTAGGTTATCAGTTAACTCGGGATATGAATTGGTGGCATTTTTCCCGTAAATAAAAAAAATAGCAAATACATATTTCAATTTATCTCAGATACTGCGTAATAATGTGATTCTGAGAACCTTGTTGTGGCAAAATGTTTCGGATGTAATTTTCGGAACCATTTTTTGAAACTTTAGGCTACTTTATAATAGAATATTTTCAGGGTACTTGCGTTAGATAGACTTAAAGTTCTTATGATTTTAGACGAATTATTGTTGCGAAATAAAGAATTTTAAGGTCTGAATAAGCTGAAAAAGACCTTAAAGAGAAGTAGGCATTTATAACAAACCTAAACAACTTACACATGAAAAAATTATTAGTACTATCAGCCGCATTACTTGGTATTTTCTTTACATCTTGTAGTAGCGATGATGATGATTCTGGAAACCCATTAATAGGCTCCTGGGGCTTTTTTCAAGATGAAAATGATAATGGAGAATTAGAAGAAGTGGATGATTGTTCTAAAAAATTCACATTGATTTTTAGAGAAGATATGTCTTTTGAGTTTGAAGCTTACGGAAGTATTACAGGAGATCCCGATGAATGTGAAAAGGATAGTGATAGCGATACTGGAACTTGGGCTATTCTCTCTGAAGGTTTGTTAGCTATTACATATAGCGAAGGAGATGTAGAACAGGGAATGTACAGCATTGATGGGAATACACTTACAATTATCAATGAGTATGAGTCGAATGGAGAGACGGAAACAGAAAGAAGCATCTATATCCGTAAATAATTGATCATTAATTTATATAAAAGAGCCAAGATACTTTAAACTAAAGTGTCTTGGCTTTTTTTGGTTTTATTGCGAAACCTTTAGACGAATAAAAAACAGGCTTCACAGTTTTTTATTTCCCATAATAGGTCTCTCTTTATTGGTGTAAAGTCTTAACGGGAACGCCTAAAATGTTCTTGGTTGTATAAGGATAATTTTCGTTTGTAAGCTTTCCATCCTACACACTACAAAAGGAAATGCGGCGATACCCTTGTATGAAAAATAGGATATCAGTTAACTCGCGATATGAACTGGTGGCATTTTTGCCGAAAGTAAACAAAATAGAACGTCGATTAAACGCACACTTGTAATAAAACTTAGTGGAAGGGGTCCAGACTAGGAAGTGTTTAGAAAACAGTACAGTAACCCAATTTAATTGGAGTACCATACATTCATACTCTCTAAACTATTTCTTATTACCGTATTGTTGTACAGCGTACCTCCAAAATGAAAGCCGTGCTTACTAAAAGTAATGTTTAGCCCGTAGGAAGTTGCTCTAACCAAAGCATAAATAGTTTTATAGGCTCCTTTATCACTCTTCTTTTTAATTTCTTGGAGAAGATAATACGATAAGTTTTGTCCGTTATAATCAGGATGCGTAGCAAAATCTACAATCTCAATATTCAATTCTTTTTCATGAATATGAAGGATAGTAGAAACAATGAGTTCCTCTTCCTTAAAAAGGCCATAAAATTCATGACTTTGTTCTGCTAATTCTAGAAGATAGGCTTCCTCATGGATAGGAAGTGAGTGTGCTTTAAACACTTCTTTATGTAAATTAGCTAAGGTAGCATAGTCATTTACAGTAAGCTTCCGGACCGTAAAATTAGTAGGCAAACTCATGTAACCCTCTTCAGAAGAACTTTTAGCAGCCTGCGCTATAGCTTTTACAGAAGCAATTGTTTTTAAAGCTTGTTCATCATTCTGGCGGCGTTTATCGTTTAGGTATTCCGATAAAAAGTACCCCGTTGTATTGCCATTATATAAACCTGGTATTTTTGCTTCAATATGAAAGCCATTAGATTCAAACACCCCAATGGCTTGTTCTGGAACTTTGCCAATAATTTTATCATACTTTTTTTTATGCGCTAGGTCTTTCATTTTTGGGATGAGTGCGTCCCAATTATTTTCGGTGGACTGCGTTAAGTACAAACGACTATGCGTTTTTCCATGACGTAATACGGCTCCTTCTATTTTTTCAATGGTATCGAACATTTTGGTTTATATAGTTTTAATGATGCTGTTAATTTCGAATTTGACCGTCCCCAAAGAAATAATACTTGTTGGTAACCAGTTCATTTAGCCCTAAGGGGCCTCTATGATGTAATTTATCGGTACTTATTGCTAACTCTGCACCAACACCCATTTGTCCGCCGTCCGTAAACCGTGTAGAAGCATTTTGATA encodes:
- the ablB gene encoding putative beta-lysine N-acetyltransferase; its protein translation is MFDTIEKIEGAVLRHGKTHSRLYLTQSTENNWDALIPKMKDLAHKKKYDKIIGKVPEQAIGVFESNGFHIEAKIPGLYNGNTTGYFLSEYLNDKRRQNDEQALKTIASVKAIAQAAKSSSEEGYMSLPTNFTVRKLTVNDYATLANLHKEVFKAHSLPIHEEAYLLELAEQSHEFYGLFKEEELIVSTILHIHEKELNIEIVDFATHPDYNGQNLSYYLLQEIKKKSDKGAYKTIYALVRATSYGLNITFSKHGFHFGGTLYNNTVIRNSLESMNVWYSN
- a CDS encoding GNAT family N-acetyltransferase gives rise to the protein MSHFKETLKNPVWFALSETHEKFLVTYNGVKFYNPEVCPFGAFTGAANTAEALNAYAKSCDSFFLVSEFGVPSYDSNRIILNRKIEGCQMVLNSLIETPITETIVRLTDDDMEDIYNLVWLVMPGYYRKRTFEMGEYYGIFKEGKLVSVTGQRMQTDDFVEVSAVVTHPDYGRRGLAKQLVYHVTQQILKNNKKPILHTTKGNAAIPLYERLGYQLTRDMNWWHFSRK
- a CDS encoding lipocalin family protein, with protein sequence MKKLLVLSAALLGIFFTSCSSDDDDSGNPLIGSWGFFQDENDNGELEEVDDCSKKFTLIFREDMSFEFEAYGSITGDPDECEKDSDSDTGTWAILSEGLLAITYSEGDVEQGMYSIDGNTLTIINEYESNGETETERSIYIRK